In a genomic window of Ipomoea triloba cultivar NCNSP0323 chromosome 3, ASM357664v1:
- the LOC116012501 gene encoding zinc-finger homeodomain protein 6-like has product MEVRGSSQQQKDMRILHNSIGAGYPSSLDRRNNGLINQINHPMQTLDQLQDEAANPDPDPGVLPIGPANSAAVAPPQIPPETSGNGSGNSSVRYKACLKNHAASMGGHVIDGCGEFMPSGEDGTPESLKCAACDCHRNFHRKEIDGEAPPLPPPPYFPFTPPINNNNNHHRVHTPAAMPPRNLHHYTHGVAPPVMVAFGGGAAAESSSEDLNLFNHARGQVLHNPSPFSVSRKRFRTKFTQQQKDRMHEFAEKLGWKIQKQDEQQVLQFCSEVGIKRQVFKVWMHNNKQNFKKRQM; this is encoded by the coding sequence ATGGAGGTCAGAGGTAGCAGCCAACAACAAAAGGATATGAGAATACTACACAACTCTATTGGCGCCGGCTATCCATCTTCTTTAGATAGAAGAAACAATGGATTGATTAATCAGATTAATCATCCTATGCAAACCCTAGATCAACTTCAAGATGAGGCTGCAAACCCAGATCCAGATCCGGGAGTTCTTCCGATTGGTCCGGCCAATAGCGCCGCCGTGGCACCGCCGCAAATACCGCCGGAAACTTCGGGCAATGGTTCTGGGAATTCTTCAGTTAGGTACAAAGCGTGCCTCAAGAACCATGCGGCTAGCATGGGGGGACATGTGATCGATGGGTGCGGAGAATTTATGCCCAGCGGCGAAGACGGCACGCCGGAATCCCTCAAATGCGCCGCCTGTGATTGCCACCGCAATTTCCACCGGAAAGAAATCGACGGCGAAGCCCCGCCCCTTCCCCCGCCGCCCTATTTCCCATTTACTCCACcaataaacaacaacaacaaccatcATCGGGTTCACACTCCGGCGGCAATGCCTCCCCGGAACCTCCACCACTACACCCACGGCGTGGCGCCGCCGGTGATGGTGGCATTTGGCGGCGGCGCTGCGGCGGAATCTTCCAGCGAAGATCTTAACCTGTTTAATCACGCACGAGGACAGGTTTTACACAATCCGTCGCCATTTTCAGTGTCGAGAAAGCGGTTTAGGACGAAATTCACGCAGCAACAGAAGGATAGGATGCATGAATTTGCAGAAAAGCTTGGGTGGAAGATCCAGAAGCAAGATGAGCAACAAGTGCTGCAATTCTGCAGTGAAGTGGGCATAAAAAGGCAAGTGTTCAAGGTGTGGATGCAcaacaataaacaaaatttcAAGAAGCGACAAATGTAG